One Ruegeria pomeroyi DSS-3 genomic region harbors:
- a CDS encoding ABC transporter substrate-binding protein, producing MKTRTILTITAAVMATGAFAQGKSVTIASWGGSYQEAQSKALFEPAAANTGIEVKQETYGGMSDVRLQVSSGQVTLDIVASGSGSAARAAAEGLLEKLDYNVIDVSTFYPGLYTDYCIGGDVFSTVYAWNTNTYGENGPQSWADFWDVEKFPGSRAYRGKVAGALEGALMADGVAPADVYSVLDSEEGIERAIDKIRELKPHISVFWTSGAQHAQLMKDGEVDMTTGWNGRFDNAAKDGAKVAYSFNQALLDYDCFAVPKGAPNRDTAMMFLNEISKPEYQDDLPKYITYGPTNKAAYETGEITADVAAGLPSSPANAAMQLPVSLDWYAKWETIAAEMYQEMLTE from the coding sequence ATGAAAACGAGAACAATTCTGACGATCACGGCCGCAGTCATGGCGACGGGCGCGTTTGCGCAGGGCAAGAGCGTGACCATCGCGTCCTGGGGCGGCTCGTATCAAGAGGCGCAGAGCAAGGCGCTGTTTGAACCCGCCGCCGCCAATACCGGCATCGAGGTCAAGCAGGAGACCTATGGCGGCATGTCCGATGTGCGGCTTCAGGTCAGCTCGGGGCAGGTGACGCTGGATATCGTGGCCAGCGGTTCGGGTTCTGCGGCGCGGGCGGCGGCCGAGGGTCTGCTGGAGAAGCTCGATTACAACGTGATCGACGTCTCGACCTTCTATCCCGGTCTCTACACCGATTACTGCATCGGCGGCGACGTGTTCTCGACCGTCTATGCCTGGAACACCAATACCTATGGCGAGAACGGGCCGCAAAGCTGGGCGGACTTCTGGGATGTCGAGAAATTCCCCGGCTCGCGCGCCTATCGCGGCAAGGTGGCTGGCGCGCTGGAAGGCGCTCTGATGGCCGATGGCGTGGCACCTGCCGATGTCTATAGCGTGCTCGACAGCGAAGAGGGGATCGAACGCGCGATCGACAAGATCCGCGAGCTGAAACCGCATATCTCGGTGTTCTGGACATCCGGCGCGCAGCATGCGCAGCTGATGAAGGATGGCGAGGTCGACATGACCACCGGCTGGAACGGCCGGTTCGACAATGCCGCCAAGGACGGCGCCAAGGTCGCCTATAGCTTCAATCAGGCGCTGCTGGATTACGACTGTTTCGCGGTGCCCAAGGGCGCGCCGAACCGGGATACGGCGATGATGTTCCTGAACGAGATCTCGAAACCCGAGTATCAGGACGATCTGCCGAAATACATCACCTACGGCCCGACCAACAAGGCGGCCTATGAGACCGGTGAGATTACCGCCGATGTGGCGGCGGGCCTGCCCTCGTCGCCGGCCAATGCGGCGATGCAACTGCCGGTCTCGCTGGACTGGTACGCCAAATGGGAGACCATCGCGGCCGAGATGTATCAGGAAATGCTGACCGAGTGA
- a CDS encoding ABC transporter ATP-binding protein translates to MTSTTNEALPISVKNVTKTYGPVHALNDVSLEVRSGEFLTLLGPSGSGKTTLLMVLAGFTRPDCGSLKFGDREVIRTPPHLRDVGMTFQSYALFPHMTVAGNVGYPLKLRKVPKAEIAQRVEAALETVQLGGFGERRIDQLSGGQRQRVAVARAIVFEPRILLMDEPLSALDKKLRDQMQIELRHLHEKLGMTTVYVTHDQREALTMSDRIAVVNHGRIMQLATPRDLYERPANRFVADFIGESTFLPVSRQGDTVLFDGTPLLHDSPPPEAASLLLMIRPERVVLSREGPREGANNFAATATEVVYQGDSFLLHAALANGEQIVLRGAMRGANVTALPAVGEALTLCLAPEDTVLIDGSEA, encoded by the coding sequence TTGACCTCCACAACCAACGAAGCCCTGCCGATCTCGGTGAAGAACGTGACCAAGACCTATGGTCCTGTGCATGCGCTCAACGATGTGTCGCTCGAGGTGCGAAGCGGCGAGTTCCTGACGCTGCTGGGCCCGTCCGGCTCGGGCAAGACGACGCTGTTGATGGTGCTGGCGGGGTTCACCCGGCCCGATTGCGGCAGTCTGAAATTCGGTGACCGCGAGGTGATCCGCACGCCGCCGCATCTGCGCGATGTGGGGATGACATTTCAAAGCTATGCGCTGTTCCCGCATATGACGGTGGCGGGCAACGTGGGCTATCCGCTGAAACTGCGCAAGGTGCCCAAGGCCGAGATCGCCCAGCGGGTCGAGGCGGCGCTGGAAACCGTGCAGCTGGGCGGGTTTGGCGAGCGGCGCATCGACCAGCTGTCGGGCGGCCAGCGCCAGCGTGTCGCCGTTGCCCGCGCCATCGTGTTCGAACCGCGCATCCTGTTGATGGACGAGCCGCTGTCGGCGCTGGACAAGAAGCTGCGCGACCAGATGCAGATCGAGCTGCGCCACCTGCATGAAAAGCTGGGCATGACCACGGTCTATGTCACCCATGACCAGCGCGAGGCGCTGACCATGTCGGACCGGATCGCCGTGGTGAACCATGGCCGCATCATGCAGCTGGCCACCCCGCGCGACCTGTACGAGCGGCCCGCCAATCGCTTCGTGGCGGATTTCATCGGGGAATCCACCTTTTTGCCGGTGTCGCGCCAGGGCGATACGGTGCTGTTCGACGGCACGCCCCTGTTGCATGACAGCCCGCCGCCCGAGGCGGCGAGCCTGCTGTTGATGATCCGCCCCGAACGGGTGGTGCTGTCGCGCGAGGGGCCGCGCGAGGGGGCCAACAACTTTGCCGCCACCGCGACCGAGGTGGTCTATCAGGGCGACAGTTTCCTGCTGCATGCGGCGCTGGCCAATGGCGAGCAGATCGTGCTGCGCGGCGCCATGCGGGGTGCCAATGTCACCGCCTTGCCAGCGGTGGGCGAGGCGCTGACCCTGTGCCTGGCGCCCGAGGATACCGTGCTGATCGACGGAAGCGAGGCCTAG
- a CDS encoding ABC transporter permease, producing the protein MEAVRTNEAGLRRDEWLERLKLFGLGSPAILLILVILVLPVGWLFYVSFIGADGNFSLENYERMLKRKSYARIFQTTFEVSFLTTGLCILIGYPLAYFIAGLPNRIANLCLITVLLPFWTSLLVRTYAWLVLLQKRGLVNEWAISLGLWDEPIKIVHNMTGTLIGMVHIMLPFLILPVYGAMKAIDRDLMKAASNLGASPRRAFWTVFFPLTLPGLFAGSLMVFILCLGFFVTPAVLGGGKVIMVSMKIVSNIELFVNWGAASALGVVLLVSTMVILWIASRFLNLEKMTGGGH; encoded by the coding sequence ATGGAGGCGGTACGCACCAACGAGGCCGGGCTGAGGCGCGACGAGTGGCTGGAGCGGCTCAAGCTCTTTGGCCTCGGCTCGCCCGCGATCCTGCTGATCCTTGTCATTCTGGTCCTTCCGGTGGGCTGGCTGTTCTATGTCTCGTTCATCGGGGCGGATGGCAATTTCTCGCTGGAGAACTACGAGCGGATGCTGAAGCGGAAATCCTATGCCCGCATCTTTCAGACAACGTTCGAGGTCAGTTTCCTGACCACCGGCCTGTGTATCCTGATCGGCTATCCGCTGGCCTATTTCATCGCCGGCCTGCCGAACCGGATTGCCAACCTGTGCCTGATCACGGTGCTGCTGCCATTCTGGACCTCGCTTCTGGTGCGCACCTATGCCTGGCTGGTGCTGCTGCAAAAACGCGGGTTGGTGAATGAATGGGCGATCTCGCTGGGCCTGTGGGACGAGCCGATCAAGATCGTGCACAACATGACCGGCACGCTGATCGGCATGGTGCATATCATGCTGCCCTTCCTGATCCTGCCCGTCTATGGCGCGATGAAGGCGATCGACCGCGACCTGATGAAGGCGGCCTCGAACCTGGGCGCCAGCCCGCGCCGGGCGTTCTGGACGGTGTTCTTTCCGCTGACCCTGCCGGGGCTGTTTGCCGGATCGCTGATGGTGTTCATCCTGTGCCTTGGTTTCTTTGTGACCCCGGCGGTGCTGGGCGGCGGCAAGGTGATCATGGTGTCGATGAAGATCGTCTCCAACATCGAGCTGTTCGTGAACTGGGGGGCGGCCAGTGCGCTTGGCGTGGTTCTGCTGGTCTCGACCATGGTGATCCTTTGGATCGCCTCGCGTTTCCTGAACCTTGAGAAGATGACCGGGGGAGGCCACTGA
- a CDS encoding ABC transporter permease, which yields MLRWFRSPATETQITHGQRLWLYVIAVITMILLVTPTLIVVPMSFSDSQYLEFPPETWSTRWYDHYFGSPEWMLATRTSFKAAFLTMLVATPIGVLAAYGLHSSKIRFVRAAFVLMITPMMVPVVLVAIGAFYAYVQLQILYTITGLVLAHTVLALPLVVIVTGSALKSFDMSQEEAARSLGAPRWKAFLTVTLPQIRFAVVTSALLSFLTSFDEVVVAMFVSGGDNPTLTRNMFNALRDQIDPTIASISTIMILVTTGMMVLAQLFGQQKTKPK from the coding sequence ATGCTGCGCTGGTTCCGAAGCCCCGCGACCGAGACCCAGATCACCCATGGCCAGCGCCTGTGGCTTTACGTGATCGCGGTGATCACCATGATCCTGCTGGTGACGCCCACGTTGATCGTGGTGCCGATGTCGTTCTCTGACAGCCAGTATCTGGAGTTTCCGCCCGAAACCTGGTCGACGCGCTGGTATGACCATTACTTCGGCTCGCCCGAATGGATGCTGGCAACGCGGACTTCGTTCAAGGCGGCGTTCCTGACGATGCTGGTGGCGACACCGATTGGCGTGCTGGCGGCCTATGGCCTGCACAGCTCGAAAATCCGGTTCGTGCGCGCGGCTTTCGTGCTGATGATCACGCCGATGATGGTGCCGGTGGTGCTGGTCGCGATAGGGGCATTCTATGCCTATGTGCAACTTCAGATCCTCTACACGATCACCGGGCTGGTGCTGGCGCATACGGTGCTGGCGCTGCCGCTGGTGGTGATCGTCACCGGTTCGGCGCTGAAGAGTTTCGACATGAGCCAGGAGGAGGCCGCCCGCAGCCTGGGCGCGCCGCGCTGGAAGGCGTTTCTGACCGTGACGCTGCCGCAGATCCGCTTTGCCGTGGTGACCAGTGCGCTGTTGTCCTTTCTGACCTCGTTTGACGAGGTGGTGGTGGCGATGTTCGTCTCGGGCGGTGACAATCCGACCCTGACACGCAACATGTTCAACGCGCTGCGTGACCAGATCGACCCGACCATTGCCTCGATCTCGACCATCATGATCCTGGTGACGACGGGGATGATGGTGCTGGCGCAGCTATTCGGACAGCAGAAGACGAAACCGAAATGA
- a CDS encoding NAD(P)/FAD-dependent oxidoreductase codes for MWSLFVQDDAMIENERPALADSLWTATANSAPDCPPLVGEAEADVVIVGGGFTGLSAALHLAEAGQSVVLLEAETPGWGASGRNGGQVNPALKPDPDDIVARFGDDLGRRMVARWGDGGRLVFDLIARHGIDCDARPVGFLRTATNTRGLAMLSEIARQWRAHGAEYDDLDAAETARLVGAEAYLGAVIDRRGGNIHPLNYALGLAQAAIRAGAVLHGQSRAIGFEDAGTGVSVRTELGQVKARRALVCTNAYTGPFGGALGRSVVPVTSVQVATAPLSDNVIRAILPEDHAPTDTRRLIQYYRKTADGRFVMGGRGARGEAGTRRRQQELRQAAETLFPQLGAADWVHAWGGDVAMTVDSLPGLHRLGPNVMAGLGFNGRGVANATVMGTILADWVLGVPERALDFPVTPVRPIPFHFLKSAGVALTIGAYRLLDRVNR; via the coding sequence ATGTGGTCACTCTTCGTGCAGGATGACGCAATGATCGAGAACGAACGCCCGGCGCTGGCTGACAGTCTGTGGACCGCGACCGCGAATAGCGCGCCGGACTGCCCGCCGCTGGTGGGCGAAGCAGAGGCGGATGTGGTGATCGTCGGCGGCGGGTTCACCGGGCTGTCGGCGGCGTTGCATCTGGCCGAGGCGGGGCAGAGTGTTGTCCTGCTGGAGGCCGAGACACCGGGCTGGGGCGCATCGGGGCGCAATGGCGGCCAGGTCAATCCGGCGCTGAAGCCCGACCCGGACGACATTGTCGCCCGGTTCGGCGATGACCTTGGGCGGCGCATGGTGGCACGCTGGGGCGATGGCGGGCGGCTGGTCTTCGACCTGATCGCGCGGCACGGCATCGACTGCGACGCGCGCCCCGTCGGGTTCCTGCGGACAGCGACCAACACGCGCGGGCTGGCCATGCTGAGCGAGATCGCGCGCCAGTGGCGGGCGCATGGCGCCGAGTATGACGATCTGGACGCGGCTGAAACCGCACGGCTGGTCGGGGCCGAGGCTTATCTGGGCGCGGTGATCGACCGGCGCGGCGGCAACATCCACCCTTTGAACTATGCGCTGGGTCTGGCGCAGGCGGCGATCCGCGCGGGCGCGGTGCTCCATGGTCAGAGCCGGGCCATCGGGTTCGAGGACGCGGGAACCGGGGTGAGCGTGCGCACCGAGCTGGGCCAGGTCAAGGCGCGGCGCGCGCTGGTCTGCACCAATGCCTATACCGGTCCGTTCGGCGGTGCGCTGGGTCGGTCGGTGGTGCCGGTGACCTCGGTCCAGGTCGCCACGGCGCCGCTGTCGGACAATGTGATCCGGGCGATCCTGCCCGAGGATCACGCGCCGACCGACACGCGGCGGCTGATCCAGTATTACCGCAAGACGGCGGACGGGCGGTTTGTCATGGGCGGGCGCGGTGCGCGGGGCGAGGCGGGCACCCGGCGCAGGCAGCAGGAACTGAGGCAGGCGGCGGAGACGCTGTTTCCCCAGCTTGGCGCGGCGGACTGGGTGCATGCCTGGGGCGGCGATGTGGCGATGACGGTCGACAGCCTGCCCGGGCTGCACCGGTTGGGCCCGAACGTGATGGCGGGGCTGGGGTTCAATGGCCGGGGCGTGGCGAATGCCACGGTGATGGGCACCATTCTGGCCGATTGGGTCTTGGGTGTACCCGAAAGGGCGCTCGATTTCCCGGTCACGCCGGTCAGGCCCATTCCGTTCCATTTCCTGAAAAGCGCGGGCGTGGCGCTGACCATCGGTGCCTATCGCCTGTTGGACAGGGTCAACCGATAG
- a CDS encoding GMC family oxidoreductase: MSDYDFIIVGAGSAGCVLANRLSESGRFTVLLLEAGGSDLNFWIWMPIGYGKTFYKPSVNWMYHTEPDPALNGRVSYWPRGKVLGGSSSINAMVYIRGQAQDFDEWQGLGNPGWGWDDVLPYFRRAETNDRGGDAFRGDNGPLHVASMERDLHPLCQDFIAAGGELQFPHNPDFNGATQEGVGTYQNTAKGGLRMSAARAYLRPALRRTNLRVETGALAERVLFEGKRAVGVSYRQNGQVRTVRARREVILSGGAINSPQLLQLSGIGPAHLLQDKGVEVVHALDGVGRNLQDHLCIDHLYRSRVPTLNTQLHPWHGKLWHGLRYVLTRRGPLSLGVNQAGGFVRSRPGLDRPNMQLFFSPVSYTKAPPGKRPLMNPDPFPGFLLSAQPTRPTSRGHLEIRSGDPTEAPAIHPNYLSTETDVQEMLEGAHLVRRFTETPALARLIEAELLPGADIRSDDDLIADIRQRAGTVFHPVSTCRMGPDTQRDVVDARLRVHGIGGLRVVDASIFPTLTSGNTNAPAIMVGEKGADMILQDCGAGG; encoded by the coding sequence ATGTCGGATTATGATTTCATCATCGTGGGCGCGGGATCGGCGGGATGCGTGCTGGCCAACCGGTTGAGCGAGAGCGGTCGGTTCACGGTGCTGCTGCTCGAGGCGGGGGGCAGCGATCTGAACTTCTGGATCTGGATGCCGATCGGCTATGGCAAGACCTTCTACAAGCCCAGCGTCAACTGGATGTACCATACCGAACCCGATCCGGCGCTGAACGGGCGGGTCAGCTATTGGCCGCGCGGCAAGGTGCTGGGCGGGTCAAGCTCGATCAACGCGATGGTCTATATCCGCGGGCAGGCGCAGGATTTCGACGAGTGGCAGGGGTTGGGCAATCCCGGCTGGGGCTGGGACGATGTGCTGCCCTATTTCCGGCGCGCCGAGACCAATGACCGGGGCGGCGATGCCTTTCGCGGCGACAATGGCCCGCTGCATGTGGCGAGCATGGAGCGTGATCTGCATCCGCTCTGCCAGGATTTCATCGCGGCGGGCGGAGAGCTGCAATTTCCGCACAACCCCGATTTCAACGGGGCTACGCAAGAGGGGGTGGGCACCTATCAGAACACCGCCAAAGGGGGCCTGCGGATGTCGGCGGCGCGGGCCTATCTGCGCCCGGCCTTGCGGCGGACAAACCTGCGCGTCGAGACGGGCGCGCTGGCCGAACGGGTACTGTTTGAAGGCAAGCGGGCGGTGGGTGTATCCTATCGCCAGAACGGGCAGGTCAGGACCGTGCGCGCCCGGCGCGAGGTGATCCTGTCCGGCGGGGCGATCAACTCGCCGCAGCTGTTGCAACTGTCCGGCATCGGCCCCGCCCACCTGTTGCAGGACAAGGGGGTCGAGGTCGTGCACGCGCTGGACGGGGTGGGGCGGAACCTGCAGGACCATCTGTGTATCGACCACCTCTACCGCTCGCGCGTGCCGACGCTGAACACCCAGCTGCACCCGTGGCATGGCAAGCTGTGGCACGGGCTGCGCTATGTGCTGACCCGGCGCGGGCCGCTGTCGCTGGGCGTCAACCAGGCGGGTGGCTTCGTGCGCTCGCGCCCCGGTCTGGATCGTCCGAACATGCAGCTGTTCTTTTCCCCGGTCAGCTATACCAAGGCGCCGCCGGGCAAGCGGCCGCTGATGAACCCCGATCCGTTCCCCGGCTTCCTGCTCAGCGCGCAGCCGACCCGGCCCACCAGCCGGGGGCATCTGGAGATCCGCTCGGGTGATCCGACCGAGGCCCCCGCGATCCATCCCAATTACCTGTCGACCGAGACCGACGTTCAGGAGATGCTGGAGGGCGCGCATTTGGTGCGGCGGTTCACGGAAACTCCGGCGCTGGCGCGTCTGATCGAGGCCGAGTTGCTGCCCGGTGCGGACATTCGCTCCGATGACGATCTGATCGCCGACATCCGGCAGCGCGCCGGAACCGTGTTTCACCCGGTCAGCACCTGCCGGATGGGGCCGGATACACAAAGGGATGTGGTGGATGCGCGGTTGCGGGTGCATGGCATCGGCGGGCTGCGGGTGGTCGATGCCTCGATCTTTCCCACGCTTACCTCGGGCAACACCAATGCCCCGGCGATCATGGTCGGGGAAAAAGGCGCCGACATGATCCTTCAGGATTGCGGCGCGGGTGGGTAA
- a CDS encoding LysR family transcriptional regulator: MHLKLRHLEVFHAVMEEGSVSKAADRLHLTQPAISIALSRLEDMLGFPLFHRSKGHFAPRPEAYLLHLDAELSILAVEQFANRARLIKQGGAGLLRIGALGASAFGLLPQLVARFTADNPKVEIDLRVRSSHQISYLVSNGQCDIGLVEAPVAAPSLEVEPFSLPCVCIFPAGSPLEAKDRITPRDLVDHRLIGIQDSNQVDRQLRAVCAEAGFEIAAPVHGFFFAVVRRMVAEGAGVAIVDALNGCLPLNDGVSWRPFAPEIRYETALIMKAGAELSLPAQAFIQMIRDEMRMCAILPETVRV; this comes from the coding sequence ATGCATCTGAAGCTGCGCCACCTCGAGGTTTTCCATGCCGTCATGGAAGAAGGGTCCGTCTCCAAGGCGGCGGACAGGCTGCACCTGACACAACCGGCGATCAGCATTGCGCTGTCGCGGCTCGAGGACATGCTGGGATTTCCGCTGTTTCACCGGTCGAAGGGGCATTTCGCACCGCGCCCCGAGGCCTACCTGCTGCATCTGGACGCGGAACTGTCGATCCTTGCGGTCGAGCAGTTTGCCAACCGGGCCCGTCTGATCAAGCAAGGCGGCGCCGGGCTGCTGCGGATCGGGGCCTTGGGGGCCTCGGCCTTTGGTCTGCTGCCGCAGCTGGTGGCGCGGTTCACCGCCGACAATCCAAAGGTCGAGATCGACCTGCGGGTGCGCAGTTCACACCAGATCTCTTACCTGGTCAGCAACGGGCAATGCGATATCGGCCTGGTCGAGGCGCCGGTGGCCGCGCCGTCGCTGGAGGTTGAGCCGTTTTCCCTGCCCTGCGTCTGCATTTTTCCCGCTGGCTCGCCATTGGAGGCAAAGGATCGTATCACCCCCCGCGATCTGGTGGATCACCGCCTGATCGGCATTCAGGACAGCAACCAGGTCGACCGGCAGTTGCGCGCGGTCTGTGCCGAGGCCGGTTTCGAGATTGCCGCGCCGGTGCACGGGTTCTTTTTCGCCGTGGTGCGCCGGATGGTGGCCGAGGGGGCGGGCGTTGCGATCGTTGATGCGCTGAACGGCTGTCTGCCGTTGAACGACGGGGTCAGCTGGCGGCCCTTTGCGCCCGAAATCCGCTATGAGACCGCGCTGATCATGAAGGCCGGCGCCGAGCTGTCGCTGCCCGCGCAGGCCTTTATCCAGATGATCCGCGACGAGATGCGGATGTGCGCCATATTGCCCGAAACGGTGCGGGTATAA
- a CDS encoding acetate--CoA ligase family protein, with protein sequence MLAPKSIALVGVSDRAESYGRALDRMVSEGGFAGRVMRVNPRLAAQSQGRIAASLDELPEPPEHVVLSVATARVEAAVDAALAAGARALTVFSACPDAAMRERIGDKVRAAGAALCGPNSMGFHNITLGLRVTPFPVPLDLRAGGVGLIAQSGSILGALMNNDRRLRFSQAVSTGSETVTTAADYLRWMVDQPETRVVGLFLETVRDPQGFIAAMEAAAARDIAVVILKVGRSALSARMAISHTGALVGDDAVLRALVHRLGGHMAGSLDEMAAMLALFAQGRRATAPGIASIHDSGGERELMADMAEDHRLDYAALSPATTAAIQAVLEPGIAAENPLDAWGTGQGARETYTRALAAMMADARVGTGLYVLNWRGNYYLHEMHAQALGDAFGQTEKPLAAVSNFSRSDDAMLAGRFADLGIPLISGMQNAMAAVRALHDHGPVSRFRAPEPPHPRAQYWRDVLGGRDWIGEAEGLALFADFGIESPSHALVGTREEAFLAAERIGGPVVLKTAQPGLSHKSDSGGVKIGLATPQAVAEAFDDLAARFQGDILVAEMVAPGAEWSMGAINDPDFGPAVRIAPGGIFVDLIDEHVLLIAPFSAAEAAAAIDKLRAGKLLAGLRGRPTLAASQLAHAAAALSRLAWDLRDTLAEVEINPIIVNTQGAMAVDAVIRAHPS encoded by the coding sequence TTGCTGGCACCCAAAAGCATCGCTCTTGTCGGTGTCTCGGATCGCGCGGAGTCATACGGTCGTGCGCTGGACCGTATGGTGAGCGAAGGCGGGTTTGCCGGCCGGGTCATGCGGGTCAATCCCCGGCTGGCGGCGCAGTCGCAAGGCCGGATCGCCGCCAGCCTGGACGAGCTTCCGGAACCTCCTGAACATGTGGTCCTCTCGGTGGCCACCGCGCGGGTCGAGGCGGCCGTGGACGCGGCGCTGGCTGCGGGGGCGCGTGCGCTGACGGTGTTTTCGGCCTGCCCCGACGCCGCGATGCGAGAGCGTATCGGCGACAAGGTTCGGGCGGCGGGCGCGGCGCTGTGCGGGCCCAACAGCATGGGGTTTCACAACATCACCCTGGGCCTCAGGGTCACGCCGTTTCCGGTGCCGCTCGACCTCAGGGCGGGAGGGGTGGGATTGATCGCGCAATCCGGCTCGATCCTGGGGGCGCTGATGAACAACGACCGGCGGCTGCGCTTTTCGCAGGCGGTCAGCACCGGGTCCGAGACCGTCACCACCGCGGCCGACTACCTGCGCTGGATGGTCGACCAGCCGGAAACCCGGGTGGTCGGTCTGTTCCTGGAAACCGTGCGCGACCCGCAAGGGTTCATCGCGGCGATGGAGGCGGCGGCCGCCCGCGACATCGCGGTGGTGATCCTCAAGGTCGGCCGCTCGGCCCTGAGCGCGCGCATGGCGATCTCGCATACCGGCGCGCTGGTGGGCGATGACGCGGTGTTGCGCGCGCTGGTGCATCGACTGGGCGGGCACATGGCGGGCTCGCTCGACGAGATGGCGGCGATGCTGGCGCTGTTTGCACAGGGTCGGCGGGCAACCGCCCCCGGCATCGCCTCGATCCACGATTCCGGTGGCGAGCGCGAATTGATGGCCGACATGGCCGAGGATCACCGCCTTGACTATGCAGCGCTTTCGCCCGCCACCACGGCGGCGATCCAGGCGGTGCTCGAACCCGGTATCGCGGCGGAGAACCCGCTTGACGCCTGGGGCACCGGGCAGGGCGCGCGCGAGACCTATACGCGCGCGCTCGCCGCGATGATGGCGGACGCGCGTGTGGGCACCGGGCTATACGTGCTGAACTGGCGCGGTAACTATTATCTGCACGAGATGCACGCCCAGGCACTGGGTGACGCCTTTGGCCAGACCGAAAAACCGCTGGCGGCTGTCTCGAATTTCTCGCGCAGCGATGACGCGATGCTGGCCGGGCGGTTCGCCGATCTGGGCATCCCTCTGATCAGCGGCATGCAGAACGCCATGGCCGCGGTGCGCGCGTTGCATGATCACGGCCCGGTGTCGCGGTTTCGCGCGCCCGAACCGCCGCACCCGCGCGCGCAATACTGGCGCGACGTGCTGGGTGGCCGGGACTGGATCGGCGAAGCCGAAGGTCTTGCGCTGTTTGCCGATTTCGGCATCGAGAGCCCGTCACATGCGTTGGTTGGCACTCGGGAAGAGGCTTTTTTGGCCGCAGAGCGGATTGGCGGGCCTGTGGTTCTGAAAACCGCGCAGCCAGGGCTTTCGCACAAATCGGACAGCGGTGGGGTCAAGATCGGCCTGGCAACGCCCCAGGCCGTCGCCGAGGCTTTTGACGATCTGGCGGCTCGTTTTCAGGGAGACATCCTTGTGGCCGAAATGGTGGCGCCGGGGGCCGAATGGTCAATGGGTGCGATCAACGATCCCGATTTTGGCCCGGCGGTGCGCATCGCTCCGGGTGGCATATTTGTGGACCTGATTGACGAACACGTTCTTCTGATAGCGCCGTTTTCGGCAGCCGAGGCCGCTGCTGCCATCGACAAGTTGCGGGCCGGGAAACTGTTGGCGGGTTTGCGGGGGCGCCCGACCCTTGCCGCGTCGCAATTGGCGCATGCCGCGGCTGCCCTTTCCCGGCTCGCCTGGGATTTGCGTGATACCCTGGCCGAGGTCGAGATCAATCCGATCATCGTGAATACCCAAGGCGCAATGGCCGTCGATGCTGTTATCCGTGCCCATCCGTCATGA
- a CDS encoding MerR family transcriptional regulator yields MYTIGTLARRTGTKVQTIRYYEQIGLMPEAGRTSGGQRRYDEAALDRLAFIRHGRQLGFGLDAIRELLALNDQPGQSCSASDSIARRQLAQVQQRLARLRALEAELQRMIDSCDGHRGSDCRVLEVLRDHSECLTDHGSEAPVQS; encoded by the coding sequence ATGTACACAATTGGAACCCTCGCCCGCAGAACCGGCACCAAGGTGCAGACCATCCGCTATTACGAGCAGATCGGACTGATGCCCGAGGCCGGGCGCACCTCGGGCGGTCAGCGCCGCTATGACGAGGCCGCGCTGGACCGGCTGGCCTTTATCCGGCACGGGCGGCAGCTGGGCTTTGGGCTGGATGCGATCCGCGAGCTTCTGGCGTTGAACGACCAGCCGGGGCAAAGCTGCTCGGCCTCGGATTCCATCGCCCGGCGGCAATTGGCGCAGGTGCAGCAGCGGCTGGCCCGGCTACGCGCGCTGGAGGCCGAGTTGCAGCGGATGATCGACAGTTGCGACGGCCATCGTGGCAGCGATTGCCGTGTGCTCGAAGTGTTGCGCGACCATTCCGAATGCCTGACCGATCACGGCTCGGAGGCCCCGGTTCAGTCGTAG